From a region of the Rathayibacter sp. VKM Ac-2804 genome:
- a CDS encoding MarR family transcriptional regulator: MREDDDVDLVIDAWADALPDLDFAPLDVLSRLRRLSPRVQEVRRLSFAAGELAPWEFELLSLLRQNPAGTMTPSVLSTRLGISSGNLASRVDRLGARGLVVREQNAADSRSKIVSLTPRGTKRVDDAMRHLVAAEGEVLADLDSRQIGVLIECLRTISATLDRLD; the protein is encoded by the coding sequence ATGCGTGAAGACGACGATGTCGATCTGGTGATCGACGCGTGGGCCGACGCCCTGCCCGATCTCGACTTCGCCCCGCTCGACGTCCTCTCCCGCCTGCGCCGGCTCAGCCCGCGGGTGCAGGAGGTGCGGCGCCTCTCCTTCGCGGCCGGCGAGCTCGCCCCGTGGGAGTTCGAGCTGCTCTCGCTGCTGCGCCAGAACCCGGCCGGCACGATGACCCCGTCCGTCCTGTCCACCCGCCTGGGCATCTCGAGCGGCAACCTCGCCAGCCGCGTCGACCGGCTCGGCGCGCGCGGCCTCGTCGTCCGCGAGCAGAACGCCGCCGACTCGCGCAGCAAGATCGTCTCGCTCACCCCGCGCGGCACGAAGCGCGTCGACGACGCCATGCGCCACCTCGTCGCGGCCGAGGGCGAGGTCCTCGCCGACCTCGACTCCCGCCAGATCGGCGTCCTGATCGAGTGCCTGCGCACCATCAGCGCGACGCTCGACCGCCTGGACTGA
- the yidC gene encoding membrane protein insertase YidC has translation MNFYDFPPIAAALDAASHLVTGLASALEPLAGGASAAAAIVLVTLLVRVLLIPVGISQGRAEITRRRLAPLLRELQRKHAKNPEALQRATMKLYADEKASPLAGCLPVLLQAPVVSLLYGLFVHPDIAGHGNALLDARLLDVPLGRSFVTALGGGDPAQLGVFAVLLGVIALVSWLARRVALRQAALTPVPEGTPAAVAQLMGVLSWMPFLTVVFAAFVPLAATLYLTITTTWTLCERVIVRRALTSAARP, from the coding sequence ATGAACTTCTACGACTTCCCGCCCATCGCGGCGGCGCTCGACGCCGCCTCCCACCTCGTCACCGGCCTCGCCTCGGCCCTGGAGCCCCTCGCGGGCGGCGCCTCGGCCGCCGCCGCGATCGTGCTGGTGACCCTCCTCGTCCGCGTGCTGCTGATCCCGGTCGGGATCTCGCAGGGCCGGGCCGAGATCACCCGCCGCCGCCTCGCCCCGCTGCTGCGCGAGCTGCAGCGGAAGCACGCGAAGAATCCGGAGGCGCTGCAGCGCGCCACCATGAAGCTCTACGCCGACGAGAAGGCCTCGCCGCTCGCGGGCTGCCTCCCGGTGCTGCTGCAGGCGCCCGTGGTCTCGCTGCTCTACGGGCTGTTCGTGCACCCGGACATCGCCGGTCACGGCAACGCACTGCTCGACGCGCGGCTGCTGGACGTGCCGCTCGGCCGGTCGTTCGTCACGGCGCTCGGCGGCGGCGACCCTGCGCAGCTCGGCGTCTTCGCGGTGCTCCTCGGGGTGATCGCGCTCGTCTCGTGGCTGGCGCGCCGGGTCGCGCTGCGCCAGGCGGCGCTCACCCCGGTGCCGGAGGGGACGCCCGCGGCCGTCGCCCAGCTGATGGGGGTGCTCAGCTGGATGCCGTTCCTCACGGTGGTGTTCGCGGCGTTCGTGCCGCTCGCGGCGACGCTCTACCTGACGATCACGACGACCTGGACGCTCTGCGAGCGCGTGATCGTGCGGCGGGCGCTGACGAGCGCGGCGCGTCCGTGA
- a CDS encoding aminotransferase class III-fold pyridoxal phosphate-dependent enzyme, giving the protein MLRYGERRLTRGRPHTAHEPETTALVVEVHLAARTSLSAPFDAEVGGGVPGGVTLLADGVRLRLDGVDEPPAPGTRVTAGDPLGTARGLLRAQAAPRLLDAADLPPFARARWADAWLDVLLDPTPLLLGRALPAPRPDPEVLERRLAHLAEAQEHYFEDPPTMLRGWREHLVDDSGRVHLDVLNNVTSIGHAHPLLVERVERQWRLLNTNSRFSYPAIGAFCERLAALLPEGLDTVLLVNSGTEAADLALRIARAWSGRDDVLAVREAYHGWSGLSDAVSTSVADNPDALATRPAWVHTLDAPNSYRGTHRGAEAHRYAPEAVARIEELAAAGTPPGGFIAETFYGNAGGIPLPDGYLAAVYPAVRAHGGLCIADEVQVGYGRLGEWFWGFEQQGVVPDVVAVAKAMGNGHPLGAVVTTREIADRYRSQGSFFSSAGGSPVSSVVGTTVLDVLAGERLQENARTTGAHLRRRLEELAERHPLIGAVHGSGLYLGLELVRDRVSLEPATAQTRAICERLRERGVIVQPTSDRQCVLKIKPPLCFTVESADFFADQLDEVLTTGW; this is encoded by the coding sequence GTGCTGCGCTACGGCGAGCGCCGCCTGACCCGCGGCCGCCCGCACACCGCGCACGAGCCCGAGACGACCGCGCTGGTCGTGGAGGTCCACCTCGCCGCGCGGACCTCCCTGAGCGCCCCGTTCGACGCGGAGGTGGGCGGCGGCGTCCCTGGAGGAGTCACGCTGCTCGCCGACGGCGTCCGGCTGCGTCTCGACGGCGTCGACGAGCCGCCCGCGCCCGGCACCCGGGTCACCGCGGGCGACCCGCTCGGCACCGCCCGCGGACTCCTGCGCGCCCAGGCCGCGCCGCGCCTGCTCGACGCGGCCGACCTGCCGCCGTTCGCGCGCGCGCGCTGGGCCGACGCCTGGCTCGACGTCCTCCTCGACCCGACTCCGCTGCTCCTGGGGCGCGCCCTCCCCGCCCCGCGCCCGGACCCCGAGGTGCTCGAGCGGCGGCTCGCGCACCTGGCCGAGGCCCAGGAGCACTACTTCGAGGACCCGCCCACGATGCTGCGCGGCTGGCGCGAGCACCTCGTCGACGACTCCGGCCGCGTGCACCTCGATGTGCTCAACAACGTGACCTCGATCGGCCACGCGCACCCGCTGCTCGTCGAGCGCGTCGAGCGGCAGTGGCGGCTGCTCAACACCAACTCGCGCTTCTCCTACCCCGCGATCGGCGCGTTCTGCGAGCGGCTGGCGGCCCTGCTGCCGGAGGGGCTCGACACCGTGCTGCTCGTCAACAGCGGCACGGAGGCGGCCGATCTCGCGCTGCGGATCGCCCGCGCCTGGTCGGGCCGCGACGACGTGCTGGCGGTGCGCGAGGCGTATCACGGCTGGTCGGGCCTGTCGGATGCGGTCTCCACCTCCGTCGCCGACAACCCCGACGCGCTCGCGACGCGGCCCGCCTGGGTCCACACTCTGGACGCCCCCAACAGCTACCGCGGCACGCACCGCGGGGCCGAGGCGCACCGCTACGCGCCCGAGGCGGTCGCCCGGATCGAGGAGCTGGCCGCGGCCGGCACTCCCCCGGGCGGCTTCATCGCCGAGACCTTCTACGGCAACGCCGGAGGCATCCCGCTGCCCGACGGCTACCTCGCCGCCGTCTACCCGGCCGTCCGCGCCCACGGCGGCCTCTGCATCGCCGACGAGGTGCAGGTCGGCTACGGCCGGCTCGGCGAGTGGTTCTGGGGCTTCGAGCAGCAGGGCGTCGTGCCCGACGTCGTCGCCGTCGCGAAGGCGATGGGCAACGGACACCCGCTCGGCGCGGTCGTGACCACCCGGGAGATCGCCGACCGCTACCGCTCGCAGGGCTCGTTCTTCTCCTCGGCGGGCGGCAGCCCGGTCAGCTCCGTCGTGGGGACGACGGTGCTGGACGTGCTCGCCGGCGAGCGGCTGCAGGAGAACGCGCGGACCACCGGCGCGCACCTCCGCCGCCGACTCGAGGAGCTCGCCGAGCGCCACCCGCTGATCGGCGCCGTGCACGGCAGCGGGCTGTACCTCGGCCTCGAGCTGGTCCGCGACCGGGTGTCGCTCGAGCCGGCGACCGCCCAGACGCGCGCGATCTGCGAGCGGCTCCGCGAGCGCGGCGTGATCGTGCAGCCCACCTCCGATCGCCAGTGCGTGCTGAAGATCAAGCCGCCGCTCTGCTTCACCGTCGAGAGCGCCGACTTCTTCGCGGACCAGCTCGACGAGGTGCTGACGACGGGCTGGTGA
- a CDS encoding phosphotransferase — protein MPSDAAPPPPPALDHEVAAALLRERYGLHGALRELGSNQDRNVLVDSGDERLLLKIANPATPIGRIEAQTEAVARLADRLEGVRLPRVRPDRKGRTLHEFDLGGTTAVARVLDFVPGRTLSGSGYLSPAVVRAMGDLAARVDVALAEQPLDGLEDTDQWDLRRAGRVVDALIGRVPRRSARAIRTAVGAALAVVDPLAAALPVQLVHGDLTDDNVVVDAGVLPDGVIDFGDLGAGWAVGELAITLSSLLHHADADAATVLRAATAYDAVRPLAEAEVEALWPLVVLRAAVLVVSAHDVLAGDPGNDYARENLEHERLILDRATAAPLPVLQALVRRALGRPSAPAALPAAAPVLGGLDAVVVDLSPESPALDAGRWLDDDAEPALARAALAGGAGARCCATASAA, from the coding sequence ATGCCGTCCGACGCCGCACCGCCGCCCCCGCCCGCGCTCGACCACGAGGTCGCGGCCGCACTGCTGCGCGAGCGCTACGGGCTGCACGGCGCGCTGCGCGAGCTGGGCAGCAATCAGGACCGCAACGTCCTCGTCGACAGCGGCGACGAGCGGCTGCTGCTCAAGATCGCGAACCCCGCGACACCGATCGGGCGGATCGAGGCGCAGACGGAGGCCGTCGCCCGCCTGGCGGACCGGCTCGAGGGCGTCCGGCTCCCGCGCGTCCGGCCGGACCGCAAGGGCCGCACCCTGCACGAGTTCGACCTCGGCGGCACGACCGCCGTCGCGCGGGTCCTCGACTTCGTCCCCGGCCGGACCCTCTCCGGCTCCGGCTACCTCTCCCCCGCCGTCGTCCGGGCGATGGGCGACCTCGCCGCCCGCGTCGACGTCGCGCTCGCCGAGCAGCCGCTCGACGGCCTCGAGGACACGGACCAGTGGGACCTGCGCCGGGCGGGCAGGGTCGTCGACGCGTTGATCGGCCGGGTGCCCCGTCGCTCGGCGCGGGCGATCCGGACGGCCGTCGGTGCGGCGCTGGCGGTCGTCGATCCGCTCGCCGCCGCGCTCCCGGTGCAGCTCGTGCACGGCGACCTCACCGACGACAACGTGGTGGTGGACGCGGGTGTCCTCCCCGACGGCGTCATCGACTTCGGCGATCTCGGCGCGGGCTGGGCGGTCGGCGAGCTCGCGATCACGCTGTCCTCGCTCCTGCACCACGCGGACGCCGACGCGGCCACGGTGCTCCGCGCCGCCACCGCCTACGACGCCGTGCGCCCGCTCGCCGAGGCCGAGGTCGAGGCGCTCTGGCCGCTGGTGGTGCTCCGCGCGGCGGTGCTCGTCGTCAGCGCCCACGACGTCCTGGCCGGCGACCCGGGCAACGACTACGCCCGCGAGAACCTCGAGCACGAGCGCCTGATCCTCGACCGGGCGACCGCCGCGCCGCTGCCGGTGCTCCAGGCGCTGGTCCGGCGCGCCCTCGGCCGGCCGAGCGCACCGGCCGCCCTGCCCGCCGCGGCCCCCGTGCTCGGCGGCCTCGACGCCGTCGTCGTCGACCTCTCGCCCGAGAGCCCGGCGCTCGACGCCGGCCGCTGGCTCGACGACGACGCCGAGCCCGCCCTCGCCCGCGCGGCGCTCGCGGGCGGCGCCGGGGCGCGGTGCTGCGCTACGGCGAGCGCCGCCTGA
- a CDS encoding NAD(P)/FAD-dependent oxidoreductase yields the protein MATSVDVVVVGAGFAGIGAAARLARRGGVSFAVLERAERVGGTWRDNRYPNVSCDIPSHLYSYSFAPEPDWSAFYAPGAEIQAYLERVVERERLAPQLHLGTDVLEMTFDELAGRWRVRTSRGDFDAAVLVVCAGRLSEPRLPDVPGLDGFAGPVFHSARWRDDVDLDGARVGIVGSGASAVQILPHLAERAAEVVLFQRSAPYVVPRRNRAYPPAERRALARAPGAVERLRSELFWRAELGFAGRVGVPEAIDRLRAEALGHLAAQVADPELRAVLTPDYEIGCKRVLLSDDYYPALAQPHVQVVPGPLRRVEGSAAIGDGGVPHEIDALILATGFLATRPPFARRIRGRGGELLADRWGDGMSAYDSTAVHGFPNLFVINGPNASLGHNSAVHMIESQIDYVLAALEHRSSAGVDVLEVTAEAEAASLARLDALSADTVWTNGGCESWYVDAASHRLTLLWPDFAFAFREELGRFDPSAYAH from the coding sequence ATGGCGACCTCCGTCGACGTCGTCGTGGTCGGCGCGGGCTTCGCGGGCATCGGAGCGGCGGCGCGCCTCGCCCGCCGCGGCGGCGTCTCCTTCGCGGTGCTCGAGCGGGCCGAGCGCGTCGGCGGCACCTGGCGCGACAACCGCTATCCGAACGTCTCCTGCGACATCCCCTCGCACCTCTACTCGTACTCGTTCGCGCCCGAGCCCGACTGGTCGGCCTTCTACGCACCGGGCGCCGAGATCCAGGCCTATCTCGAGCGGGTCGTCGAGCGCGAGCGGCTCGCGCCGCAGCTGCATCTCGGCACCGACGTGCTCGAGATGACCTTCGACGAGCTCGCCGGTCGCTGGCGCGTCCGCACCTCGCGGGGGGACTTCGACGCGGCCGTCCTCGTGGTCTGCGCCGGGCGGCTGTCGGAGCCGCGACTGCCCGACGTCCCGGGGCTGGACGGCTTCGCCGGGCCTGTCTTCCACTCCGCCCGCTGGCGCGACGACGTCGACCTCGACGGAGCGCGGGTCGGCATCGTCGGCTCGGGCGCCTCCGCGGTGCAGATCCTGCCGCACCTCGCCGAGCGCGCCGCCGAGGTCGTGCTCTTCCAGCGCTCGGCGCCGTACGTCGTCCCGCGCCGGAACCGCGCCTACCCGCCTGCGGAGCGCCGGGCGCTCGCCCGCGCTCCGGGCGCCGTCGAGCGGCTGCGCTCCGAGCTGTTCTGGCGCGCGGAGCTCGGCTTCGCCGGCCGGGTCGGCGTGCCCGAGGCCATCGACCGGCTGCGGGCGGAGGCGCTCGGCCACCTCGCCGCGCAGGTCGCCGACCCGGAGCTGCGCGCCGTGCTCACGCCGGACTACGAGATCGGCTGCAAGCGGGTGCTGCTCTCGGACGACTACTACCCCGCGCTCGCGCAGCCGCACGTGCAGGTCGTGCCGGGCCCGCTGCGCCGGGTCGAGGGCTCGGCGGCGATCGGCGACGGCGGCGTCCCGCACGAGATCGACGCGCTGATCCTCGCGACCGGCTTCCTCGCGACCCGCCCGCCGTTCGCCCGCCGGATCCGAGGCCGCGGCGGCGAGCTGCTGGCCGACCGCTGGGGCGACGGGATGTCGGCCTACGACTCGACCGCCGTGCACGGCTTCCCGAACCTCTTCGTGATCAACGGGCCGAACGCGAGCCTCGGCCACAACTCCGCCGTGCACATGATCGAGTCGCAGATCGACTACGTCCTCGCCGCGCTCGAGCACCGCTCGAGCGCCGGGGTCGACGTCCTGGAGGTCACCGCCGAGGCCGAGGCCGCCTCCCTCGCCCGCCTCGACGCGCTCAGCGCCGACACCGTCTGGACGAACGGCGGCTGCGAGAGCTGGTACGTCGACGCCGCCTCCCACCGCCTCACCCTGCTCTGGCCCGACTTCGCCTTCGCCTTCCGCGAGGAGCTCGGCCGCTTCGACCCGTCGGCCTACGCGCACTGA
- a CDS encoding alpha/beta hydrolase, whose product MTRSSAYLERQAALIQESSLTVGDDTVRLYSGGEPATDVVLLATGPGRGARADGALLLPMLARRHRVAAVELADLRDPLRDAPRAVSAALDRLGAERAVVVGVSLGAWAAITAAEADPRVGALVLAAGWLHPTERLVAVARLWESLADLPDARADLARVIGVRTLADLGPGRETPLAADAATAALLTAAARADATEAAARLRVPALVVGCTADAVVGVEGAEALLGAIDDARYAVIDAGHCVLAERSAELLALVERFIADPHRDPAGSTLPRTIV is encoded by the coding sequence GTGACGCGGTCGTCGGCGTACCTCGAGCGGCAGGCCGCGCTGATCCAGGAGTCCTCGCTGACGGTGGGCGACGACACGGTCCGCCTCTACTCCGGTGGTGAGCCGGCGACGGACGTCGTCCTGCTCGCGACCGGGCCAGGGCGCGGTGCCCGGGCCGACGGGGCGCTGCTGCTGCCGATGCTCGCTCGCCGGCACCGGGTGGCGGCGGTCGAGCTCGCCGACCTGCGGGATCCGCTGCGCGACGCGCCTCGCGCCGTCTCCGCCGCGCTCGACCGGCTCGGCGCCGAGCGGGCGGTCGTCGTCGGCGTCTCCCTCGGCGCCTGGGCCGCGATCACCGCCGCCGAGGCGGATCCGCGGGTGGGCGCCCTGGTGCTGGCCGCCGGCTGGCTGCACCCCACCGAGCGCCTGGTCGCGGTCGCCCGGCTGTGGGAGTCGCTGGCCGACCTCCCCGACGCCCGCGCGGACCTGGCGCGCGTGATCGGCGTCCGCACGCTCGCCGACCTCGGACCCGGGCGCGAGACTCCCCTGGCCGCCGACGCCGCGACCGCCGCGCTCCTCACCGCGGCCGCCCGCGCCGACGCGACCGAGGCCGCGGCCCGCCTGCGCGTCCCCGCGCTGGTCGTCGGCTGCACCGCCGACGCCGTCGTCGGCGTCGAGGGGGCGGAGGCGCTGCTCGGGGCGATCGACGACGCCCGCTACGCCGTGATCGACGCGGGCCACTGCGTGCTGGCCGAGCGGTCGGCCGAGCTGCTCGCGCTCGTCGAGCGCTTCATCGCCGACCCGCACCGCGACCCGGCCGGGTCGACGCTCCCCCGGACGATCGTCTGA
- the cofG gene encoding 7,8-didemethyl-8-hydroxy-5-deazariboflavin synthase CofG: protein MTVPTLLARLAEGEPITRASAEVLLEARGDDLDAVLLAAGRLRDEGLARRGRPGVITYSRKVFVPLTKLCRDRCHYCVFVETPGGLALKRESTFMEPEEILEVARAGAALGCKEALFTLGDRPEDRWPVARAWLAEHGYASTLEYVRAMAVLVMTETGMVTHLNPGVMSWAELQRLRPVAPSMGMMLETTAERLWSEKGGVHYGSPDKDPALRLRVLDDAGRSRIPFTTGVLLGIGENTAERADALFAIRDSHALWGHVQECIVQNFRAKPRTAMQNEVDLELQEYVANVAVARLVLGADMTIQVPPNLTDEQELGLLLRAGIDDWGGVSPLTADHVNPERPWPNIDDLARLTADSGYRLHERLTAHPRYLSDAETWIDPRVAPYVLALADRESWLADESAPIVARPYREELEPAPRPAAPTLAAVLERAAAEPAGLDDADYLALLAADGDDLDALAALADDIRRSAVGDTVTVVANRNIDTALWGAGGLTVETLEQLADEAVALGATELCLQGPLATPGEDHLLIVRTLHARHPTLHLHAFRPGEILDAAVSTGRTPAEMLAALREAGVDSVPGTAARILDDRVRALLSEGADPSVAEWRESVTTAHRGGLRSTATMVYGHVETPQQQIDHLRALAAIQDETGGFTEFIAMPFVPAEAPATVVAQTRGGPTRRETRAVHAVARLLLHGRIDHVQTAWTKLGLQLSQELLRGGADDLGGLLLDGAMSPESGAEAHRSLDIATIARLTGEIGRPWRQRTTDYGHVAAERAMTVPAPGSTATRRLRFPVREAGRVS, encoded by the coding sequence ATGACCGTGCCCACCCTCCTCGCCCGCCTCGCCGAGGGCGAGCCGATCACGCGCGCGAGCGCCGAGGTGCTCCTCGAGGCGCGCGGGGACGACCTCGACGCGGTGCTGCTGGCGGCCGGGCGGCTGCGCGACGAGGGGCTCGCCCGGCGCGGCCGGCCGGGAGTGATCACCTACTCCCGCAAGGTCTTCGTGCCGCTGACCAAGCTCTGCCGCGACCGCTGCCACTACTGCGTGTTCGTCGAGACGCCGGGCGGCCTCGCCCTCAAGCGCGAGTCGACCTTCATGGAGCCGGAGGAGATCCTCGAGGTCGCCCGCGCCGGCGCCGCGCTCGGCTGCAAGGAGGCGCTGTTCACCCTCGGCGACCGCCCGGAGGACCGCTGGCCCGTCGCCCGCGCCTGGCTCGCCGAGCACGGCTACGCGTCGACGCTGGAGTACGTGCGGGCGATGGCCGTGCTCGTGATGACCGAGACCGGCATGGTCACGCACCTCAACCCCGGTGTGATGTCCTGGGCCGAGCTGCAGCGCCTGCGCCCGGTCGCGCCCTCGATGGGGATGATGCTCGAGACGACCGCCGAACGGCTGTGGTCGGAGAAGGGCGGGGTGCACTACGGCTCGCCCGACAAGGATCCGGCGCTGCGGCTGCGGGTGCTCGACGACGCCGGGCGCAGCCGGATCCCGTTCACCACGGGCGTGCTGCTCGGCATCGGCGAGAACACGGCGGAGCGAGCCGACGCGCTGTTCGCGATCCGCGACTCGCACGCGCTCTGGGGCCATGTGCAGGAGTGCATCGTGCAGAACTTCCGCGCCAAGCCGCGGACCGCGATGCAGAACGAGGTCGACCTCGAGCTGCAGGAGTACGTCGCGAACGTCGCCGTCGCCCGCCTCGTCCTCGGCGCCGACATGACCATCCAGGTGCCGCCGAACCTCACCGACGAGCAGGAGCTCGGGCTCCTCCTCCGCGCCGGGATCGACGACTGGGGCGGGGTGAGCCCGCTGACCGCGGACCACGTGAACCCCGAGCGGCCGTGGCCGAACATCGACGACCTCGCGCGACTGACCGCCGACTCCGGCTACCGGCTGCACGAGCGCCTCACCGCCCACCCGCGGTACCTGAGCGACGCGGAGACCTGGATCGACCCGCGGGTCGCGCCGTACGTGCTCGCGCTCGCCGATCGGGAGTCGTGGCTGGCCGACGAGTCCGCGCCGATCGTGGCGCGCCCGTACCGGGAGGAGCTCGAGCCCGCCCCGCGCCCGGCGGCCCCGACCCTCGCCGCCGTCCTCGAGCGCGCCGCCGCCGAGCCGGCCGGCCTCGACGACGCCGACTACCTGGCCCTGCTCGCGGCCGACGGCGACGACCTCGACGCGCTGGCCGCCCTCGCCGACGACATCCGCCGCTCGGCCGTGGGCGACACCGTCACCGTGGTGGCGAACCGCAACATCGACACCGCGCTCTGGGGCGCCGGCGGGCTCACCGTCGAGACCCTGGAGCAGCTCGCCGACGAGGCCGTCGCGCTCGGCGCCACCGAGCTGTGCCTCCAGGGACCGCTCGCGACCCCGGGCGAGGACCATCTGCTGATCGTGCGCACCCTGCACGCGCGGCACCCCACGCTGCACCTGCATGCGTTCCGGCCGGGCGAGATCCTCGACGCGGCCGTGAGCACCGGGCGCACCCCCGCCGAGATGCTGGCCGCACTGCGCGAGGCGGGCGTCGACTCCGTTCCGGGGACCGCGGCGCGGATCCTCGACGACCGGGTGCGCGCGCTCCTCAGCGAGGGCGCGGACCCGAGCGTCGCCGAGTGGCGGGAGTCGGTGACGACCGCGCACCGCGGCGGCCTGCGCTCGACCGCGACCATGGTCTACGGGCACGTCGAGACGCCGCAGCAGCAGATCGACCACCTCCGTGCGCTGGCCGCGATCCAGGACGAGACGGGCGGTTTCACCGAGTTCATCGCGATGCCGTTCGTGCCGGCCGAGGCGCCGGCGACGGTCGTCGCGCAGACCCGCGGCGGGCCGACCCGGCGTGAGACGCGCGCGGTGCACGCCGTGGCGCGGCTGCTGCTGCACGGGCGGATCGACCACGTGCAGACGGCCTGGACGAAGCTCGGACTGCAGCTCTCGCAGGAGCTGCTGCGCGGCGGCGCGGACGACCTCGGCGGGCTGCTGCTCGACGGCGCGATGAGTCCGGAGTCGGGCGCCGAGGCGCACCGCTCGCTCGACATCGCGACCATCGCGCGCCTCACCGGCGAGATCGGCCGGCCCTGGCGCCAGCGCACCACCGACTACGGACACGTCGCCGCCGAGCGCGCGATGACGGTGCCGGCGCCCGGCAGCACCGCGACCCGCCGGCTGCGCTTCCCGGTGCGCGAGGCCGGCCGCGTCTCGTGA
- the fgd gene encoding glucose-6-phosphate dehydrogenase (coenzyme-F420), translating to MTITLGYKASAEQFGARELVELAVGAERHGFESAVVSDHFQPWRHTGGHAPFSLAWLAAAGERTSTIRLGTSVMTPHYRYNPAVIAQAFGTLGVLYPDRIMLGVGTGEALNEVATGYQGAGEQSWPDFKERFARLREAVRLMRALWAGDRVSFDGEYYSTHEASIYDKPENGVPVYIAAGGPVVAKYAGRAGDGFICTSGKGMELYTEKLLPAVEEGIAAGGRDSAALDRMIEIKLSYDPDPALALENTRFWAPLSLTPEQKHSLTDPVDMERAADELPIEQVAKRWIVGSDPDETVAQIKPYVDAGFNHLVFHAPGDDQQRFFDGFERDLAPRLRAL from the coding sequence ATGACGATCACGCTCGGGTACAAGGCATCGGCGGAGCAGTTCGGGGCGCGCGAGCTCGTGGAGCTGGCCGTCGGCGCCGAGCGGCACGGCTTCGAGAGCGCCGTGGTCTCCGACCACTTCCAGCCTTGGCGCCACACCGGCGGCCACGCGCCGTTCTCGCTCGCCTGGCTCGCCGCGGCCGGCGAGCGCACCTCGACCATCCGGCTCGGCACCTCGGTGATGACGCCGCACTACCGCTACAACCCCGCCGTCATCGCGCAGGCGTTCGGCACGCTCGGCGTGCTCTACCCCGACCGGATCATGCTCGGCGTGGGCACCGGCGAGGCGCTGAACGAGGTCGCCACCGGCTACCAGGGCGCGGGCGAGCAGAGCTGGCCCGACTTCAAGGAGCGCTTCGCCCGCCTGCGCGAGGCCGTGCGCCTCATGCGCGCCCTCTGGGCCGGCGACCGCGTCTCCTTCGACGGCGAGTACTACTCCACCCACGAGGCGTCCATCTACGACAAGCCCGAGAACGGCGTCCCCGTCTACATCGCCGCGGGCGGACCCGTCGTCGCGAAGTACGCCGGGCGCGCAGGCGACGGCTTCATCTGCACCTCCGGCAAGGGCATGGAGCTCTACACCGAGAAGCTGCTCCCCGCCGTGGAGGAGGGCATCGCGGCGGGCGGGCGCGACTCCGCCGCGCTCGACCGGATGATCGAGATCAAGCTCTCCTACGACCCCGACCCGGCGCTCGCGCTCGAGAACACGCGCTTCTGGGCGCCGCTCTCGCTCACTCCCGAGCAGAAGCACTCGCTGACCGACCCGGTCGACATGGAGCGCGCCGCCGACGAGCTGCCGATCGAGCAGGTCGCCAAGCGCTGGATCGTCGGCTCGGACCCGGACGAGACGGTCGCCCAGATCAAGCCCTACGTCGACGCCGGCTTCAACCACCTCGTGTTCCACGCGCCGGGCGACGACCAGCAGCGCTTCTTCGACGGGTTCGAGCGCGACCTCGCGCCGCGCCTGCGCGCCCTCTGA
- a CDS encoding VOC family protein — protein sequence MSTSLSPYIGFRDNAREAMEFYHSVFGGELVSSTFADFHASEDPAEQDLLMHSQLTTPSGLILMASDTPSSMTFEEGARITVALFGDDDAELSGYWDGLAAGGSVQEPLTTSPWGDRFGMLTDRFGVHWMVNISGASA from the coding sequence ATGTCCACGAGTCTCAGCCCCTACATCGGCTTCCGCGACAACGCTCGCGAGGCGATGGAGTTCTACCACTCGGTCTTCGGCGGGGAGCTGGTGTCGAGCACCTTCGCGGACTTCCACGCGAGCGAGGATCCGGCCGAGCAGGACCTGCTCATGCACTCGCAGCTCACCACGCCGAGCGGCCTGATCCTGATGGCGTCCGACACTCCGAGCTCGATGACGTTCGAGGAAGGGGCGCGCATCACCGTGGCGCTCTTCGGCGACGACGACGCCGAGCTCAGCGGCTACTGGGACGGGCTCGCCGCCGGCGGCTCGGTCCAGGAGCCGCTGACCACGTCGCCGTGGGGCGACCGGTTCGGGATGCTGACCGACCGCTTCGGCGTGCACTGGATGGTCAACATCTCGGGCGCGTCCGCCTGA